One Roseimicrobium gellanilyticum genomic window carries:
- a CDS encoding vWA domain-containing protein — translation MRLLHPEWLLLLPLFAAAGWYWRGLRLEKPLRILCLLLVTVLLCQIQVRRHGDGLELWVLVDRSDSAKDLLSPKLVEWEAILERSKKPADRLHFVDFADEAVTRGAQLRAGSTEFAGNTRATRINSAAGHALAQMRHERASRLLVLTDGYSTEPLDGLSDRLSSQSVPMDFRLAAQEAKNDWRIAAFVLPRRVQLREAFLAEVVVLADQDGTVPLELFRNGASIGKREVEVVNGVGRLRFTDRLSGAGAFRYQATLLPPEDALVGNNTAAQWVEVQGGPRIVLATAYEQDPLADVLRSQGFDVQVINALNELQIGSLTGAKVVILNNVPAYRIDSEFVRALDFFVHHQGGGLAMIGGKHSFAAGGWFGSPLEPLLPVSMELKQEHRKLAVAMAIVMDRSGSMAMTVAGTSMQKMDLANEGAARGIELLGDNDFVSVFAVDSEAHEIAPLMAVGQNRGTLQNVVRRVESTGGGIYVYQGLLAAWKQLQMASVGQRHVILFADAADAEEPGEYIKLLEEMQKANTTVSVIGLGTEKDTDADFLKDVAKRGNGRIFFNANPNELPALFAQETVAVARSAFVEEPVDIKGTPGWMEMASGAMEWMPQADGYNLSYLRPGATQAAVTSDEYSAPLVAFWQRGAGRVAAVSCPLGGDHSQKTRAWKNYGSFCQSLGRWLMGEQVPPGVGLRAGMDGSRLKADLFFDETWNDRVALHAPELVLAEGASGVARPVNWERLAPGHFRATLEVVGEHYVRGAVKIGDSAFPFGPINSAVNPEWSFDRSRLTELRAVSQRSGGAERVDLSDVWNAPRPPAWRDLQRWLLIALVAMLVFEAWQTRTGWNPLGKKEA, via the coding sequence ATGCGTCTGCTTCACCCTGAATGGCTGCTCCTGCTCCCGCTCTTTGCCGCGGCGGGATGGTACTGGCGTGGCCTGCGTCTGGAGAAGCCCCTGCGGATCCTGTGCCTGTTGCTGGTGACAGTGCTGCTCTGCCAGATCCAGGTGCGCCGGCATGGTGATGGGCTGGAACTCTGGGTGCTGGTTGATCGCTCGGATTCCGCAAAAGATCTCCTCAGTCCCAAGCTCGTGGAGTGGGAGGCAATTCTTGAGCGCTCCAAGAAGCCGGCGGATCGGCTGCACTTTGTGGATTTCGCTGATGAAGCCGTGACACGAGGCGCACAACTCCGTGCAGGCAGCACCGAGTTCGCCGGCAATACCCGCGCCACGCGCATCAATTCCGCCGCAGGCCACGCGCTGGCGCAGATGCGGCATGAGCGGGCCTCGCGCCTGCTGGTGCTGACAGATGGCTACAGCACTGAGCCGCTCGATGGTCTTTCTGATCGGCTTTCCAGCCAGAGCGTGCCGATGGATTTCCGCCTCGCGGCGCAAGAGGCCAAGAACGACTGGCGGATTGCCGCCTTCGTCCTGCCGCGCCGGGTGCAATTGCGTGAGGCCTTCCTTGCGGAGGTGGTGGTACTCGCGGATCAGGATGGTACGGTGCCGTTGGAGTTGTTCCGCAATGGCGCCAGTATCGGCAAACGTGAGGTGGAGGTCGTAAACGGTGTGGGACGACTTCGTTTCACGGACCGGTTGAGCGGAGCGGGTGCTTTCCGTTATCAGGCCACACTGCTGCCGCCCGAGGATGCCCTGGTTGGAAACAACACGGCAGCCCAGTGGGTGGAGGTGCAGGGCGGACCTCGTATCGTGCTGGCAACCGCCTACGAACAGGATCCGCTCGCGGACGTGCTGCGTTCCCAGGGCTTCGATGTGCAGGTGATCAATGCCCTGAATGAACTGCAGATAGGTTCGCTCACTGGGGCAAAGGTGGTGATCCTCAACAATGTCCCTGCGTACCGCATCGATTCGGAGTTTGTGCGCGCGCTCGATTTCTTTGTGCATCACCAGGGCGGTGGTCTGGCGATGATTGGGGGCAAGCACAGCTTCGCCGCGGGCGGTTGGTTTGGCTCGCCTCTGGAACCTTTGCTGCCGGTCAGCATGGAGCTGAAGCAAGAACACCGGAAGCTTGCCGTGGCGATGGCGATCGTCATGGACCGTTCCGGCAGCATGGCCATGACTGTGGCCGGCACGTCCATGCAGAAGATGGATCTCGCCAACGAGGGCGCAGCCCGCGGCATTGAATTGCTGGGGGACAATGACTTCGTCTCGGTCTTTGCGGTTGATAGCGAGGCGCATGAAATCGCTCCGCTGATGGCTGTGGGCCAGAATCGCGGCACGCTGCAGAACGTCGTGCGTCGTGTGGAGAGTACTGGGGGCGGGATCTATGTTTACCAGGGGCTCCTGGCTGCGTGGAAACAACTGCAGATGGCCAGCGTGGGGCAGCGTCATGTGATCCTTTTTGCCGATGCCGCGGATGCGGAAGAGCCGGGTGAATACATCAAGCTGCTGGAGGAGATGCAGAAGGCGAATACCACGGTAAGTGTCATCGGTCTGGGGACGGAAAAGGACACCGATGCCGACTTTCTCAAGGACGTGGCCAAGCGAGGCAATGGCCGCATCTTTTTCAACGCAAACCCCAATGAACTGCCTGCTCTCTTCGCTCAGGAGACGGTGGCGGTGGCGCGTTCCGCATTTGTCGAGGAACCCGTGGACATCAAGGGGACGCCTGGCTGGATGGAAATGGCCTCGGGCGCCATGGAGTGGATGCCGCAGGCGGATGGATACAACCTAAGTTACCTGCGGCCGGGAGCCACCCAGGCGGCGGTGACGTCGGATGAATATTCCGCTCCGCTGGTAGCCTTCTGGCAGCGCGGCGCGGGACGCGTGGCAGCCGTGAGCTGTCCGCTGGGTGGGGACCACTCCCAGAAGACGCGCGCGTGGAAAAACTATGGCAGCTTCTGCCAGAGCCTGGGGCGCTGGCTCATGGGGGAGCAGGTGCCGCCGGGGGTGGGACTTCGCGCAGGAATGGACGGCAGCCGACTCAAGGCTGACTTGTTCTTTGATGAGACATGGAATGATCGTGTGGCATTGCATGCTCCAGAGCTGGTGCTCGCAGAAGGAGCCAGCGGGGTGGCTCGCCCGGTGAATTGGGAACGCCTCGCGCCTGGTCATTTCCGTGCAACGCTCGAGGTCGTGGGTGAGCACTATGTACGCGGTGCGGTGAAGATTGGAGATTCCGCCTTCCCCTTCGGCCCGATCAATTCGGCGGTGAATCCGGAATGGAGCTTTGATCGCTCACGCCTCACGGAGTTGCGTGCGGTGAGTCAGCGCAGTGGTGGTGCGGAACGTGTGGACTTGAGTGACGTGTGGAATGCACCGCGGCCACCCGCGTGGCGGGACTTGCAGCGGTGGCTCCTCATCGCCCTTGTGGCCATGCTCGTGTTTGAGGCCTGGCAGACGCGGACGGGATGGAATCCGCTTGGGAAGAAGGAGGCGTAG
- a CDS encoding AMP-binding protein: protein MSTTHAVPKLKDSPILGRENLPSEGVLLIPSQLAYHDVLQLEKLFHGRAIVYLTVQGAALDARVKSHLHGESVHALEIVPNSTDTSALRKEIQDEVKKGSVVVYVPQQTATQTAPLSSVPGTRLEFLMEAHVPVLPLYVLHTNDVALAIESRKAEGDAVYAFGPVLRDAEVTVAKYQESLMLLNEQAFSQNPTLDMNLAYALLKGLKKHGSLTLVDGKDEKETSTLPYDKLLAAAIALSKHVKAVTQKPRVGVILPPGAGAMIANLAVLFAGKVPVNINFSAGRPAVESAIKQADLDHYLTADLFVRKLQTFPWPPNRQLTFIERTLPTLKGAMTTWFLLSKILPASVLASMLGIPTKGGNKEALLLFTSGSSGDPKGVALTHRNLMANVMQFGSRLALRHDDKILGCLPLFHSFGCTVTLWYPIIQGIGLVTYPSPLETKKLAELIGKHKITLFISTPTFLRGYLKGVNPELFASLKLVVTGAEKLPKAVAEAFEARFGKRVFEGYGLTETSPVSNVNLPDPETTGDELMIPSYRFGSVGQLIPGLAVKLTDPESDEPVSIHESGMVWFKGPNVFEGYLKNPKKTEEVIKDGWFRTGDIGRMDKDGFLYIEGRLSRFSKVGGEMVPHETVEDALVKALGLETEAMRRIAVVGVPDVEKGEALVLLTTLPGGSVQQEILDLRYKLLDRGMAPLWIPKKMVRVPEIPVLPSGKLDVKGCEKLAKTAGW from the coding sequence ATGTCCACCACACATGCCGTCCCCAAACTGAAAGACAGTCCCATTCTCGGCAGGGAGAATCTGCCGTCCGAAGGGGTGCTGCTCATCCCGAGCCAGCTCGCGTATCATGACGTGCTGCAGCTCGAGAAACTATTTCATGGACGTGCCATCGTGTATCTCACGGTGCAAGGCGCTGCACTCGATGCCCGGGTGAAGAGCCATCTGCATGGTGAAAGTGTGCACGCACTGGAGATCGTGCCGAACTCCACGGATACCAGCGCGCTGCGCAAAGAGATCCAGGACGAAGTGAAGAAGGGCAGCGTGGTGGTCTACGTTCCCCAGCAGACTGCCACCCAGACCGCACCGCTTTCCTCCGTGCCTGGCACGCGCCTGGAGTTCCTGATGGAAGCGCATGTGCCGGTGCTGCCGCTGTACGTGCTGCACACCAACGATGTGGCGCTCGCCATCGAATCTCGCAAGGCGGAAGGGGACGCGGTGTACGCCTTCGGTCCAGTGCTCCGTGATGCGGAGGTCACCGTCGCCAAATATCAAGAGTCCCTCATGCTGCTCAATGAGCAGGCTTTCTCGCAGAACCCGACGCTGGATATGAATCTGGCGTACGCCCTCCTGAAGGGCCTGAAGAAGCATGGCTCGCTCACCCTCGTGGACGGCAAAGATGAGAAGGAAACTTCCACCCTGCCCTACGACAAGCTCCTCGCCGCGGCCATCGCGCTGAGCAAACACGTGAAGGCGGTGACGCAGAAGCCCCGCGTCGGGGTGATCCTGCCTCCCGGAGCCGGAGCCATGATTGCGAACCTCGCCGTGCTCTTCGCCGGGAAGGTGCCGGTGAACATCAATTTCAGTGCAGGTCGTCCGGCTGTGGAAAGCGCCATCAAGCAGGCGGATCTGGACCACTACCTCACGGCGGATCTCTTTGTCCGGAAGCTACAGACCTTCCCCTGGCCGCCGAACCGCCAGCTCACCTTCATTGAGCGCACGCTGCCCACCTTGAAGGGCGCAATGACGACCTGGTTCCTGCTTTCGAAGATCCTTCCCGCGAGCGTGCTGGCTTCGATGTTGGGAATCCCCACGAAGGGCGGCAATAAAGAGGCGCTCCTCCTCTTCACCAGCGGAAGCAGTGGTGATCCCAAGGGCGTGGCCCTCACGCACCGCAACCTCATGGCGAATGTCATGCAGTTTGGCTCGCGTCTCGCGCTCAGGCATGACGACAAGATTCTCGGCTGCCTGCCTCTCTTTCACAGCTTCGGCTGTACGGTGACGCTGTGGTATCCCATCATCCAGGGCATTGGCCTGGTGACCTACCCCTCTCCGCTGGAGACAAAGAAACTCGCGGAACTCATCGGGAAGCACAAGATCACGCTCTTCATCTCCACGCCCACCTTCCTGCGCGGTTATCTCAAGGGCGTGAATCCCGAACTCTTCGCCTCTCTGAAACTGGTGGTCACGGGCGCGGAAAAACTTCCGAAGGCCGTCGCAGAAGCCTTCGAAGCCCGCTTCGGCAAAAGAGTATTTGAAGGCTACGGCCTCACGGAGACGTCTCCAGTCAGCAACGTCAATCTTCCCGACCCTGAGACCACCGGAGACGAACTGATGATACCAAGCTACCGCTTCGGTTCCGTGGGTCAGCTCATTCCTGGTCTCGCGGTGAAGCTCACCGACCCGGAGAGCGATGAGCCGGTGAGCATCCACGAAAGCGGCATGGTATGGTTCAAGGGACCCAACGTGTTCGAAGGTTATCTCAAGAATCCGAAAAAGACCGAGGAGGTCATCAAGGATGGCTGGTTCCGCACGGGTGACATCGGCCGCATGGACAAGGATGGTTTCCTGTACATTGAAGGCCGCCTGAGCCGCTTCTCCAAGGTGGGCGGTGAAATGGTGCCCCACGAGACCGTGGAAGATGCACTGGTGAAGGCGCTTGGTCTGGAAACAGAAGCCATGCGTCGCATCGCCGTCGTCGGTGTGCCTGATGTGGAAAAGGGCGAAGCGCTCGTGCTTCTCACCACCCTGCCCGGCGGCAGCGTGCAGCAGGAGATTCTGGACCTGCGCTACAAGCTCCTCGACCGCGGCATGGCTCCCTTGTGGATTCCCAAGAAGATGGTTCGTGTGCCGGAAATTCCCGTGCTGCCCAGCGGCAAGCTGGATGTGAAAGGCTGCGAGAAGCTGGCGAAGACGGCAGGGTGGTAA